tctgctgtgttgcagatctgaccgccgccgtggtcagttgcttcgcagctgctggggactgagggccgtgagttatttgacgtatgtaTGTGGGAGGTAGGggccaggtactgcaccagggtggccaatccttttctggtgagggagtgcgttcccggcggtggttaccagtgaggccgcaccccaggcctctcttaatgcagttccatcccCACGCGGATTTTATCCGGTTGAGAACTTCGTGGCACCGgtatttgaaccacggaccttttgcatgcgaggcggatgctctaaccactacgccatcgccgcaccttcCCATTGTATGTGTGCGCATACGAAATTTCGCGaagtaaaaggggggggggggtctgaacTACATGACCAACCCCATGGTTATGCCACTGGTCTCAAGAGAGCTTAATTGTTATGCCATTTTATCTCAGTGCGCCATACCAGCTGCTGCTTCCGACATTGCCAGGATGGTGTTTCGCTCTGCGTGCCGACCGGGGCGAATTAGGCGGCCGCGGCTCCAGGCATCTACTTCGCAAACCGTCCATGGCGCGTCAGCATTTTTGACGCCGGCACACGGCAAGGAAGCGCCGTCGTCCCTTAAAAGCGATAGGTTGACGGTTCACTCACATGGTTGTGCtctacccgccacggtggtctcgaAGGCACACGTCTGCTGACCTGCAGGCACGGTCGCGGGGttgaatcccggccgcattttcgatcaAGGCGTAAACGCTCGAggccccaggtggtcggaatttctgcagcactccactacggcgtctctcataaccatatggtggttttgggacgttgaacccctaCAATTATTATATATTAGTGCTATAAGCATGCAAGTTTGACAGGGTTGAAACGCTGCAACCCTGTTGCGCATGGTCGTAGTCACATGATTTGATTTCGCATTTTACGAGCTCACGTTGCCGTCGGAACATCTTAAAAACCACTGTTATTTCACACAACGTCAATACAGCCGTTACAAGCTAGAAATAAAGACGAACCCGCTCCCAGAATGGCGGCGCACGTGCCATTGATCTAAACaatgtactttttttctttgctaatGTATGTTCTACAAATATTAAACTAAATGTTCGACGTCTCTGTCTAAAATATACGATATGGCTGATCAGGGATGAGTGAATATTAAAATTAACAGAATCTGCCAAGTTTTCGGCAAAAGACCACCGACGCGGGAATTTGGATCTGTTTGGGATAATCACCTATCTGAATTGCGCGAGCAGTGATTGACTTCACAGAAATGAGCAATTGCCATTGTGTATGCAATTTTTCTCTGAGTGGGATTGAGATGGCTGTCGGGGGAGCTTACAATTTATTTCTATAATAGTTGGATACAATAGTGCGCAGCATTTTCTCCTCAAAGGCCAATGCGCACAATGCTTGCACCAATGGTGTCCGTCAGCTggactactttctttttttttagtcgcGGATGCCGTTGGCCACGGTGGGGACACTGGATTGTCCACGAATGAATTAGTCACGTGTCGCGTTCCTGTTTCGTCAGTCTTTCTCTTCGTATTCTCTCATCCAAAGTCTTGTTATGAAGGAGAGGACTTTGGACAGACAGTCGTCGTCCACGTCTCTCGCTTCGACGGGACTGTCCTGCGGTTTTTCCAGCAGCACCTTTTCGTCGCTCATCACGTACACACCGGGAACACTGACTTCGCATTTCACTTTGATGTCCTCGCTTTCATCGAAGAAGTCTTCCGTGACCACAAACCGCAACCGCCGGGACACCGTATCGAAACCGTCGGAGTGCCTGACGGTTGTGAGGTCGCTCTGACTCTTGGAGTCGGTCACCAAGGCTCCGTTGATGAACCACCGCAGAACCGGCGCCGGTTTCGACTTCCCCGACGTGCAGTTCAGGTTCACCGTGTCGGCGGCTCTGTATCGCCTTCTGGCGCCCTCTATGCGAGGTCCGTGCCTCGGCAGGGCTGCAACGAAACGGCGATAAATTGTGTGAACCAGGAGGCACGGAAAACTTTGCTCGTACAGGAAGGAACGATGCTGATTAGTAAAACTTTCCAGCGAATCATTATGAAATACTGTAGTGATGACATACAGGAAGACATAAACTAGAAAAAAAGCGTGACGTCACGCAAATAGCCTCGGCGAGCGAGCTCTTCGCGAGGCCTCTTGGATATACGCGTTTTCTCTCGAATCGGCCCAATTCTGAGACCCCGTGTTTCTCGAGAATTGTTATTAGACTGCGCTGCCGAACCTTTGTTTGCACCAAAGGCACACCGCGTGCACGGGTCGACTTGGTGATCCCGTGTTGGGTCGTGACATTTTCGGTGATAGCGATCTCCACCGTCACGCTCCGTATATAGTCAGAATTAACGACAGCATCGCCCAGCGTACCGTGTGCTCTACGTGCGAGTGAATTGCTTGTGGAGGCTGCAGACGGACACAGGTCAAGCAGAAACGAGGCGCGTAGTGTCGCTCTGTCGGGGAAAGGAGCATGAATGGGTGCGCTGCAAGCATGGGTGGCAACCAAGAAGGTTATaagttttagtataacctccttggcgGCAACAGAACTTTGATAGAAAGGCACCAAACACCTGTATACTGGGAAAGGGTGCAGTCGCGATACCTCGACTGACCTAATATACTCCGTCCTGGGACTTCACCGCTTCGCGTTCCAGCGACGGACAGCACGAAAGCTACTCCGCTCTCTGTAGCGGCCGTATTCACTTGCTCCATCGCTTGCTAGAGTTACGGGAGGTTAGATCACAAAGTAGTTCGCTGCTGGCCTTTTATAACTTTACAATTTGTTCCTAGCGCATTTACTGCTTCGTCCTTGCGGAGAAcctgacatattttttttttgtttttgctccaGTAGTGTTGCGCTACCTCCCACTTATTTTTCTCCCTGCCTGTCTTAAACACTTCTCTCCTTTTCGTCCTTACCCTTCCGCTGTATCGCGACTGAAGTGCCTCCACGCGAGAGACAGTTACAGTCTCTTCTTGCCGAGAATTCTTATCAAGAATTAGTACAACCGTAAGGCTTTACCGTTGCTTCAACCTGACGTCTTTTGGCCTAATAGAGAAGCGTTTTACGGCTTCTTCATCGCGGGCACTTAATTCTATCGCTGTACTCATCAGCCGTGCCATTTTACTTCGGTTGAAAATATAAACTCAATCGACAAAGTGAAAGAGAAATGAAAATTAGGAGCAGATTGACAAATGCAATAAAAAGGAGCATGACTCATGCCTA
The nucleotide sequence above comes from Rhipicephalus microplus isolate Deutch F79 chromosome 2, USDA_Rmic, whole genome shotgun sequence. Encoded proteins:
- the LOC119187332 gene encoding cell adhesion molecule 1; this translates as MTSAEGSRLVRFASVHRVLQVILVGGLMLRCSSALRLLKVKAPPTVLYGGVAKLDCQYDLGSDTLYAAKWFKDGNEFYRYRPGVGVTTFPLQGITVNASGSIGATVYLHNLTLQSSGLYNCEISAESPSFQTVIGVKQINVIALPRHGPRIEGARRRYRAADTVNLNCTSGKSKPAPVLRWFINGALVTDSKSQSDLTTVRHSDGFDTVSRRLRFVVTEDFFDESEDIKVKCEVSVPGVYVMSDEKVLLEKPQDSPVEARDVDDDCLSKVLSFITRLWMREYEEKD